One stretch of Bosea vaviloviae DNA includes these proteins:
- a CDS encoding DUF2065 domain-containing protein has translation MWDFIAALGLVFAIEGILFAAVPNLAKDALRSAAETPVDRMRLIGIGSAVLGVVLVWLVRGGV, from the coding sequence ATGTGGGATTTCATCGCGGCGCTCGGCCTGGTTTTCGCCATCGAGGGCATCCTGTTCGCGGCGGTGCCGAACCTCGCCAAGGATGCTTTGCGCAGTGCAGCCGAGACGCCGGTCGACCGCATGCGGTTGATCGGTATAGGCTCCGCCGTGCTCGGCGTGGTCCTGGTCTGGCTGGTGCGCGGCGGCGTCTAG
- the hflC gene encoding protease modulator HflC has product MNGSILRLGALILVGLAAVLLYAGTFVVQQTQSAIVLQFGRVRTIATAPGLYFKLPAPFETVTFLDNRILDLDLPSQEIIASDQKRLVVDAFTRYRISDPLKFYQAVNSIPRANSQLASIVNGNVRSVLAEASFTAMVRTDRSRLMSRIRDDVNREAGRFGMTVVDVRLRRVDLPAANSQAVFQRMQTERQREAAEARALGAQQAQEIRARADRDSTVIVAEAQRRSDEVRGEGEGERNRVFAEAFGKDPEFFAFYRSMQAYEASIKPGDTRMVLSPDTPFFRFFNGPQAQRDAGATTTVPAAPARP; this is encoded by the coding sequence ATGAACGGTTCGATCCTGCGCCTTGGTGCGCTCATCCTCGTCGGCCTCGCCGCGGTCCTGCTCTATGCCGGCACTTTCGTCGTGCAGCAGACGCAATCGGCCATCGTGCTGCAGTTCGGGCGGGTGCGCACCATCGCGACCGCGCCCGGACTCTACTTCAAGCTGCCGGCGCCGTTCGAGACGGTGACCTTCCTCGACAACCGCATCCTCGATCTGGACCTGCCGTCGCAGGAAATCATCGCCTCGGACCAGAAGCGGCTCGTCGTCGATGCCTTCACGCGCTACCGGATTTCCGATCCGCTGAAGTTCTATCAGGCGGTCAACAGCATCCCGCGCGCCAACTCGCAGCTGGCCTCGATCGTCAACGGCAATGTCCGCAGCGTATTGGCTGAGGCGAGCTTCACCGCCATGGTCCGGACCGACCGTTCGCGATTGATGAGCCGTATTCGTGACGATGTGAACCGCGAGGCGGGGCGCTTCGGCATGACCGTCGTCGATGTGCGCCTGCGCCGCGTCGATCTGCCCGCTGCAAACTCGCAAGCCGTGTTCCAGCGCATGCAGACGGAACGCCAGCGCGAGGCGGCCGAAGCCCGCGCGCTCGGCGCCCAGCAGGCGCAGGAGATCAGGGCGCGTGCCGACAGGGATTCGACCGTGATCGTCGCCGAGGCGCAGCGCCGTTCGGACGAGGTTCGCGGCGAGGGCGAAGGCGAGCGCAACCGCGTCTTCGCCGAAGCCTTCGGCAAGGATCCGGAGTTCTTCGCGTTCTATCGTTCGATGCAGGCCTATGAGGCCAGCATCAAGCCGGGCGATACGCGCATGGTGCTTTCGCCCGATACCCCGTTCTTCCGCTTCTTCAATGGGCCGCAAGCCCAGCGGGATGCGGGTGCAACCACCACCGTGCCGGCCGCGCCGGCGCGGCCCTGA
- the hflK gene encoding FtsH protease activity modulator HflK: protein MPWSNQSGGSGSGGGGGGPWGNRGGSGGGGGPWGGGSNGGGSGGGSPPDLEEILRRSQDRLKNLLPGGNVGGRGLVLGLLVLMLVWLATGVYFVRPNEVGLNTVFGKYIGKTGEGANWNWPYPIGGVIKPQVTNVVTTEVGFRTVESVRTSRQTDVIEESLMLTGDENIVDVDVIVQWQIDPVAPENYVFNIQDPPGTVKAVAESAMREVVGRRNIQPVLTTDRGAIETEVRQLMQDTLDTYKAGVQIRLVQMQKVDPPQQVIDSFRDVQAARADQERLRNEAQTYANRVVPEARGRSAQLVQSAEAYKDQTVAEALGQASRFNAVYAQYKNAPAVTRERLFIETMERVLGGADKIIIDQKNGSQGVVPYLPLNELQQRRTAPGAQQGGAVR, encoded by the coding sequence ATGCCTTGGAGCAACCAGAGCGGCGGTAGTGGGAGCGGTGGCGGCGGGGGCGGACCCTGGGGCAATCGCGGTGGAAGCGGTGGCGGTGGCGGCCCTTGGGGCGGCGGCTCGAACGGCGGCGGCAGCGGTGGCGGTTCGCCGCCCGATCTGGAAGAGATCCTGCGGCGCAGCCAGGACCGGCTCAAGAATCTGCTTCCCGGCGGCAATGTCGGCGGGCGCGGTCTCGTGCTCGGCCTGCTCGTCCTGATGCTGGTCTGGCTCGCGACCGGCGTCTATTTCGTGCGCCCCAACGAGGTCGGCCTCAATACCGTCTTCGGCAAATATATCGGCAAGACCGGCGAAGGCGCCAACTGGAACTGGCCCTATCCGATCGGCGGCGTGATCAAGCCCCAGGTGACCAATGTCGTCACCACCGAGGTCGGCTTCCGCACGGTCGAATCGGTGCGCACCTCGCGCCAGACCGACGTGATCGAAGAGAGCCTGATGCTGACCGGCGACGAGAACATCGTCGATGTCGACGTCATCGTGCAGTGGCAGATCGACCCCGTCGCGCCCGAGAACTACGTCTTCAACATCCAGGATCCGCCGGGCACGGTGAAGGCCGTCGCCGAGAGCGCGATGCGCGAGGTCGTCGGCCGTCGCAACATCCAGCCGGTGCTGACCACCGATCGCGGCGCGATCGAGACCGAGGTGCGCCAGCTGATGCAGGACACGCTCGACACCTACAAGGCCGGCGTCCAGATCCGCCTCGTGCAGATGCAGAAGGTCGATCCGCCGCAGCAGGTCATCGATTCGTTCCGCGACGTCCAGGCGGCCCGCGCCGACCAGGAGCGCCTGCGCAACGAAGCGCAGACCTATGCCAACCGCGTCGTGCCGGAAGCGCGCGGCCGTTCGGCGCAGCTCGTCCAGTCGGCCGAAGCCTATAAGGACCAGACGGTGGCCGAAGCGCTGGGTCAGGCGAGCCGTTTCAACGCGGTCTATGCGCAGTACAAGAATGCCCCGGCGGTGACCCGCGAGCGTCTCTTCATCGAGACGATGGAGCGCGTGCTCGGCGGCGCCGACAAGATCATCATCGACCAGAAGAATGGTAGCCAGGGTGTCGTGCCCTATCTGCCCCTCAACGAACTCCAGCAGCGGCGCACGGCGCCGGGCGCTCAGCAGGGAGGAGCGGTCCGATGA
- a CDS encoding dihydrofolate reductase, with the protein MAALPLVPALPFVIVAAIADNNVIGDDNKLIWRLKTDMRRFRRLTTGCPIIMGRKTYLSIGKPLPGRETIVLTRDAHFSAEGVHVAHSLEGALELAQSLGRAMGAHSVIIGGGTEIYGQVLPFADRLELTFVHAAPQGDAVFPEWNRAAFEVVTREEHPHGPDDEHAFTFATFRRRP; encoded by the coding sequence ATGGCAGCGCTTCCCCTCGTTCCAGCTCTTCCCTTCGTCATTGTCGCAGCCATCGCCGACAACAATGTCATTGGCGACGACAACAAGCTGATCTGGCGCTTGAAGACCGACATGCGGCGGTTCCGCCGCCTGACGACGGGTTGCCCGATCATCATGGGGCGCAAGACTTATCTTTCCATCGGCAAGCCGCTGCCGGGACGCGAGACGATCGTGCTGACGCGGGACGCGCATTTCAGCGCTGAGGGCGTGCATGTCGCGCATTCGCTTGAAGGAGCGCTTGAGCTTGCCCAGAGCCTGGGCCGCGCGATGGGGGCGCATTCGGTCATCATCGGCGGCGGCACGGAGATCTATGGTCAGGTCCTGCCTTTCGCCGACCGGCTCGAACTGACCTTCGTGCATGCAGCGCCGCAGGGCGATGCGGTTTTCCCGGAATGGAATCGCGCTGCGTTCGAAGTCGTCACGCGCGAGGAGCATCCGCACGGCCCCGATGATGAGCACGCTTTCACCTTCGCGACCTTTCGCCGCCGGCCATGA
- a CDS encoding GNAT family N-acetyltransferase, whose amino-acid sequence MSLTIRPARPDEAGLVLGFIRELAEYEKLLHEVAATEADIALALFGPNPRTFCDIAEWEGEPVGFTVWFYTYSTFSGRHGIWLEDLYVRPGQRGRGIGKGLIAHLARRCVEEALPRLAWWVLNWNEPSRVFYRSIGAAAQDEWTVKRLEGEALARLGQGS is encoded by the coding sequence ATGAGCTTGACCATCCGCCCCGCCCGTCCAGACGAGGCCGGCCTCGTTCTCGGTTTCATCAGGGAACTGGCCGAATACGAGAAGCTGCTGCATGAGGTCGCGGCGACGGAGGCCGACATCGCCTTGGCGCTGTTTGGCCCGAATCCGCGCACATTCTGCGACATCGCGGAGTGGGAGGGCGAGCCGGTCGGCTTCACGGTCTGGTTCTACACCTATTCCACCTTCTCGGGCCGGCATGGCATCTGGCTGGAGGATCTATATGTGCGGCCCGGTCAGCGCGGGCGCGGCATCGGCAAGGGGCTGATCGCGCACCTCGCCAGGCGCTGCGTCGAGGAGGCGCTGCCGCGCCTGGCCTGGTGGGTGCTGAACTGGAACGAGCCGTCGCGGGTGTTCTATCGCTCGATCGGAGCCGCGGCGCAGGACGAGTGGACGGTGAAGCGGCTCGAAGGCGAGGCTTTGGCGCGGTTGGGGCAGGGGAGCTGA
- a CDS encoding GntR family transcriptional regulator, with amino-acid sequence MSLIRVPDGQRPVSDDAVPRLSLTVAAQPLTQQIANHIRDLIIHDVLKPGERIREQPISEQLRVSRTPIREALQILATERLVDILPNRGAVVANPGVEDLRGMLKVYSMLDGLGGELACLSAQPAQVAEVEVQSGLLQLAFEAKDRSAYFQANQAFHLGIVAGSGNPTLVEIHGQLNLRLYRTRYLAVMQIKDWTSAAYQHADILKAFLDRDGPLLNRLLQAHLGFAWRQAEGVVETPALASA; translated from the coding sequence ATGAGCTTGATCCGCGTTCCGGATGGCCAGCGCCCCGTCTCCGACGACGCCGTGCCGAGGCTGTCCCTGACTGTGGCGGCCCAGCCTCTGACGCAGCAGATCGCGAACCACATCCGCGATCTGATCATCCATGACGTCCTGAAGCCCGGTGAGCGCATCCGCGAACAGCCGATCTCCGAGCAGTTGCGGGTCTCGCGCACGCCGATCCGCGAGGCGCTCCAGATCCTCGCGACGGAACGGCTCGTCGACATCCTGCCCAATCGCGGCGCGGTCGTAGCCAATCCCGGCGTCGAGGATTTGCGCGGCATGCTGAAGGTCTACAGCATGCTCGACGGGCTCGGCGGCGAACTCGCTTGCCTCAGCGCCCAGCCGGCGCAGGTGGCTGAGGTCGAGGTGCAGTCCGGCCTGTTGCAGCTGGCGTTCGAGGCCAAGGACCGCTCAGCCTATTTCCAGGCGAACCAGGCCTTCCATCTCGGCATCGTCGCCGGCTCGGGGAATCCGACGCTGGTCGAGATCCACGGCCAATTGAACCTCAGGCTCTATCGCACCCGCTATCTCGCGGTCATGCAGATCAAGGACTGGACTTCGGCGGCCTACCAGCACGCCGACATCCTGAAGGCCTTCCTCGATCGCGACGGCCCGCTGCTCAACCGACTGCTCCAGGCCCATCTGGGCTTCGCCTGGCGCCAGGCAGAAGGCGTCGTCGAGACGCCGGCCCTCGCGAGCGCCTGA
- a CDS encoding ABC transporter substrate-binding protein, giving the protein MTTTDDRDMTPKATRRDFLATAALATAAATMGGASSALAAEKITVADPGGIYGTGFGAAFYKPFQAETGIEIVNVAREAEPTSQIKAIVEAKSYVWDVVSVTLSSRKLLSDQGLLEPLDWSGPEMDALIPAARQPDWMGTNVFASLLAYRKDTMKTAPNSWADFFDVKKFPGRRALPKSPIIVLEGALLADGVPLDKLYPLDVDRAFRKLDEIQPHVSVWWASFGQTTQLLQSGEVDMLYSSNARIQAAIDSGAPVQLIWNQALYGLEGWAIPKGSPRAALAKRFIKYCANGTRQAAYTSALAYGPTNPAAFDKIAPERAKFLPTAPENFKGMAQINDDWWGANKDKMFDRFNAWLLR; this is encoded by the coding sequence ATGACGACGACAGATGATCGAGACATGACCCCGAAGGCGACGCGCCGGGACTTTCTCGCCACCGCCGCGCTGGCCACGGCTGCAGCGACGATGGGCGGGGCCTCATCGGCGCTCGCAGCCGAGAAGATCACCGTCGCCGACCCGGGCGGCATCTACGGAACGGGCTTCGGCGCCGCCTTCTACAAACCCTTCCAGGCCGAAACCGGCATCGAGATCGTCAATGTCGCCCGCGAGGCGGAGCCGACCAGCCAGATCAAGGCGATCGTCGAGGCGAAATCCTATGTCTGGGACGTGGTGTCGGTGACGCTTTCATCGCGCAAGCTGCTCTCGGACCAGGGGCTGCTCGAGCCGCTGGACTGGAGCGGGCCCGAGATGGATGCGCTCATCCCGGCGGCGCGCCAGCCAGACTGGATGGGCACCAACGTCTTCGCCAGTCTGCTCGCCTATCGCAAGGACACGATGAAGACCGCGCCCAACAGCTGGGCGGATTTCTTCGACGTGAAGAAATTTCCCGGCCGCCGTGCGCTGCCCAAGAGCCCGATCATCGTCCTGGAAGGCGCGCTGCTGGCCGACGGCGTTCCGCTCGACAAGCTCTACCCGCTCGACGTCGACCGCGCCTTCAGGAAACTCGACGAGATCCAGCCGCATGTCAGCGTCTGGTGGGCGAGTTTCGGCCAGACGACCCAGTTGCTGCAGAGCGGCGAGGTCGACATGCTCTACAGCAGCAATGCGCGCATTCAGGCCGCGATCGACAGCGGCGCGCCGGTCCAGCTGATCTGGAACCAGGCGCTCTATGGGCTCGAAGGCTGGGCGATCCCGAAAGGCTCGCCGCGCGCCGCGCTCGCCAAGCGCTTCATCAAATATTGCGCCAACGGCACGCGGCAGGCCGCCTATACCAGCGCCCTCGCCTACGGCCCGACCAACCCTGCGGCCTTCGACAAGATCGCGCCGGAGCGGGCAAAATTCCTGCCGACCGCGCCAGAGAACTTCAAGGGCATGGCCCAGATCAACGACGACTGGTGGGGCGCCAACAAGGACAAGATGTTCGACCGCTTCAACGCCTGGCTGCTGCGCTGA
- a CDS encoding aspartate/glutamate racemase family protein, whose amino-acid sequence MQPMKKTYYGVTLGILMVKSHFRRFHGDIGHAGTWSFPVQYRIVADAVPSRMTEMHNVSLLEPFKAAAQELIEAGVDGITTTCGFLSIYQRELADFCSVPVATSALLQVPMVERIIPGNKKVGILTYNGDALTGRYLEAAGVAADTPVVGMPPTSEFVRSIRDGDDSVPFEVLREEVLATAGTLMTRHPDIGAIVSECTNLTPFSADIAQRFRVPVFDAVTMVNCFHAALKPQRFAQD is encoded by the coding sequence ATGCAGCCCATGAAGAAGACCTATTACGGCGTCACCCTCGGCATCCTGATGGTGAAGAGCCATTTCCGCCGGTTCCATGGCGATATCGGCCATGCCGGCACCTGGTCGTTCCCGGTGCAGTACCGCATCGTCGCCGACGCCGTGCCGTCGCGGATGACGGAGATGCACAATGTCAGCCTGCTCGAGCCGTTCAAGGCCGCCGCCCAGGAGCTGATCGAGGCCGGCGTCGACGGCATCACCACGACCTGCGGCTTCCTGTCGATCTATCAGCGCGAGCTCGCCGATTTCTGCTCGGTGCCGGTGGCGACGAGCGCGTTGCTGCAGGTGCCGATGGTCGAGCGCATCATCCCCGGCAACAAGAAGGTCGGCATCCTGACCTATAATGGCGATGCCCTGACGGGCCGCTATCTCGAGGCCGCGGGCGTCGCCGCCGACACACCCGTCGTCGGCATGCCCCCGACCTCGGAATTCGTCCGCTCGATCCGCGACGGCGACGACAGCGTGCCCTTCGAGGTCTTGCGCGAGGAGGTGCTGGCGACGGCCGGCACGCTGATGACCCGGCATCCCGACATCGGCGCGATCGTCTCCGAATGCACCAATCTGACGCCGTTCAGCGCCGATATCGCGCAGCGCTTCCGCGTGCCGGTGTTCGACGCGGTGACCATGGTCAACTGCTTCCACGCCGCGCTGAAGCCGCAGCGCTTCGCACAGGACTGA
- a CDS encoding carboxymuconolactone decarboxylase family protein, producing the protein MGKPTPIEYADASPEVRAVFDDIMTSRNLKDVNNFWKYLARDPVSLRRTWESVKEVMAPGALDPLVKEMVYLAVSVTNSCGYCIASHSAAAKAGMSEAMFGELMAVVGMANETNRLVNGYRVPIDAAFDR; encoded by the coding sequence ATGGGCAAGCCGACACCGATCGAATACGCCGATGCCTCGCCGGAGGTGCGCGCCGTATTCGACGACATCATGACTTCGCGAAACCTCAAGGACGTCAACAATTTCTGGAAATATCTCGCACGCGACCCCGTCTCGCTGCGCCGGACCTGGGAGAGCGTGAAGGAGGTCATGGCGCCCGGCGCCCTCGACCCGCTGGTCAAGGAGATGGTCTATCTCGCCGTCAGCGTGACGAATAGCTGCGGCTATTGCATCGCCAGCCACTCGGCGGCGGCCAAGGCCGGCATGAGCGAGGCCATGTTCGGCGAGCTCATGGCGGTCGTGGGCATGGCCAACGAGACCAACCGCCTCGTCAACGGCTATCGCGTCCCCATCGACGCCGCCTTCGATCGCTGA
- a CDS encoding CPBP family intramembrane glutamic endopeptidase, producing MPPSSALPFGKVLAAVAAGYAGVAAFAFLATISTGRAVGFDAREAAFFLATGIATLVLSRIASDRSWREALAVSWPQERRVPLAFLAALLAVLVIEAALAVSGIFGSLDELKAMSPSERSLLGLANAVLLAPIVEELLFRGLLFTALRKRLPAFPTLAATTLAFGLLHIENGLLHVVSVLPAGAFLGYAREKSGGVGLPILLHASMNAAVVVAGLLL from the coding sequence ATGCCGCCATCATCGGCATTGCCTTTTGGCAAGGTTCTAGCCGCGGTTGCTGCCGGTTATGCCGGTGTGGCGGCATTTGCCTTTCTGGCAACGATATCCACCGGCCGCGCCGTTGGTTTTGACGCCCGCGAGGCAGCCTTCTTCCTGGCGACCGGGATTGCGACGCTGGTCCTAAGCCGGATCGCCAGCGACCGGTCCTGGCGCGAGGCGCTTGCAGTCTCATGGCCACAGGAACGGCGTGTGCCGCTTGCGTTCTTGGCCGCTCTTCTTGCGGTCCTGGTGATTGAAGCAGCGCTGGCCGTTTCGGGAATCTTTGGTTCGCTTGATGAACTCAAGGCCATGTCGCCCTCGGAGCGGTCGCTATTGGGTCTTGCGAACGCTGTCCTGCTCGCGCCCATCGTCGAGGAGTTGTTGTTTCGTGGTTTGCTGTTCACGGCATTGCGCAAGCGGCTCCCGGCCTTTCCGACGCTCGCGGCGACGACACTGGCTTTCGGCCTGCTGCATATCGAGAACGGTCTTCTGCATGTCGTGTCGGTTCTCCCAGCCGGCGCTTTTCTGGGCTATGCGCGAGAAAAATCGGGCGGCGTCGGCTTGCCGATCCTCCTTCATGCTTCAATGAACGCGGCGGTCGTCGTTGCAGGCCTTTTGCTATGA
- a CDS encoding thymidylate synthase — protein MRQYHDLLNRVLTEGVRKDDRTGTGTFAVFGHQMRFDLAEGFPLVTTKKLHLKSIIHELIWFLRGDTNVRYLQENGVTIWDEWADENGDLGPVYGRQWRSWPAPDGTTIDQIAWLVSEIRRNPDSRRLIISAWNPADIPKMALAPCHCLFQFFVQPSTDGPGKLSCQLYQRSADVLLGVPFNIASYALLTHMVAQVTGLAVGDFVHSFGDTHLYVNHVDQARLQLTRELRPLPKLTLNPDVKRLEDFSFADVLIEGYDPHPAIKAPIAV, from the coding sequence ATGCGCCAATATCACGACCTTCTCAACCGCGTCCTGACCGAAGGCGTCCGCAAGGACGACCGCACCGGCACCGGCACCTTTGCGGTGTTCGGGCATCAGATGCGCTTCGACCTCGCGGAGGGCTTTCCCCTCGTCACGACCAAGAAGCTGCATCTGAAATCGATCATCCACGAATTGATCTGGTTCCTGCGCGGCGACACCAATGTGCGCTACCTGCAGGAAAACGGCGTCACGATCTGGGACGAATGGGCCGACGAGAACGGTGATCTCGGCCCCGTCTATGGCCGCCAATGGCGCTCATGGCCCGCGCCCGACGGCACGACGATCGACCAGATCGCCTGGCTGGTCAGCGAGATCCGGCGCAATCCGGATTCGCGCCGATTGATCATCTCGGCCTGGAACCCGGCCGACATTCCGAAGATGGCGCTGGCGCCGTGCCACTGCCTGTTCCAGTTCTTCGTCCAGCCTTCGACGGATGGGCCCGGCAAGCTCTCCTGCCAGCTCTACCAGCGCTCGGCCGATGTCCTGCTCGGCGTGCCCTTCAACATCGCGAGTTACGCGCTGCTGACGCATATGGTGGCGCAGGTGACGGGGCTGGCGGTGGGCGATTTCGTCCATTCCTTCGGCGACACCCATCTTTATGTGAACCATGTCGACCAGGCCCGGCTGCAATTGACGCGGGAGCTGCGCCCCCTGCCGAAGCTGACGCTCAATCCGGATGTGAAGCGACTGGAGGATTTCTCCTTCGCGGATGTGCTCATCGAAGGCTACGATCCGCATCCGGCGATCAAGGCGCCGATCGCGGTCTGA
- a CDS encoding PepSY domain-containing protein: MPLYRAASAWALAGTLMLQAGIAAAQPAAPNQPGEPGISMSEARRIAIDNGMVRIEEIELEDCLWQLNGSDNIGADIEIDLRASDGKVVKIERDDPLSAAAPP; the protein is encoded by the coding sequence ATGCCGCTTTATCGCGCGGCGTCCGCCTGGGCGCTCGCAGGCACGCTGATGTTGCAAGCGGGCATCGCCGCCGCCCAGCCGGCTGCCCCGAATCAACCCGGCGAGCCGGGCATCTCGATGAGCGAGGCCCGCCGCATCGCCATCGACAACGGGATGGTGCGGATCGAAGAGATCGAGCTCGAGGACTGCCTCTGGCAGCTCAACGGCAGCGACAATATCGGCGCCGACATCGAGATCGACCTGCGCGCCAGCGATGGCAAGGTCGTCAAAATCGAGCGCGACGACCCGCTCTCCGCCGCCGCGCCGCCTTGA
- a CDS encoding PepSY domain-containing protein, giving the protein MNFRGRMTGLALLSAGVAMAAPALSMTSNQPPPGKPALLSEHGARQIAWRFGITHVEEIARSGGRWEIAGRDRDGNETVLDISAYDGRILD; this is encoded by the coding sequence ATGAATTTTCGCGGCCGGATGACCGGATTGGCGCTATTGAGCGCCGGCGTGGCGATGGCGGCGCCGGCTCTGTCCATGACGTCGAATCAGCCCCCTCCCGGCAAGCCGGCGCTGCTCTCCGAGCATGGCGCACGCCAGATCGCCTGGCGTTTCGGCATCACCCATGTCGAGGAGATCGCACGTTCCGGCGGTCGCTGGGAAATCGCCGGGCGGGACCGGGACGGGAACGAAACGGTGCTCGATATCAGCGCTTATGACGGCCGGATTCTCGACTGA
- a CDS encoding SspB family protein — protein MAKDILRYDLMVQEALKGVVRKILTEAGRDGLPGDHHFYVTFRSTAPGVRLSQRLRDKHPEEMTIVLQHQFWDLNVSEHSFEVGLSFSGVPERLLVPFDAITTFFDPSVQFGLKFEAQDAVEGAVVEDDAPGTGKAPRGAGSEPSVSPPAPIALPAKVTPAGVPALKLKPAERDAEPAAKTSGKASAKKAETDEGEEAGSAQVVSLDAFRKKT, from the coding sequence ATGGCAAAGGATATTCTTCGCTACGATCTCATGGTGCAGGAGGCACTCAAGGGCGTCGTGCGCAAGATTCTGACCGAGGCCGGCCGCGATGGCCTGCCCGGCGACCATCATTTTTATGTCACCTTCCGTTCCACCGCGCCCGGCGTGCGGCTGTCGCAGCGCCTGCGCGACAAGCATCCGGAGGAGATGACGATCGTCCTCCAGCACCAGTTCTGGGATTTGAACGTCAGCGAGCATTCCTTCGAGGTCGGGCTGTCCTTCTCCGGCGTGCCCGAGCGCCTGCTGGTTCCCTTCGACGCGATTACGACATTCTTCGACCCGTCCGTGCAGTTTGGCCTGAAATTCGAGGCGCAGGACGCCGTCGAAGGTGCAGTTGTCGAGGACGACGCGCCAGGCACAGGCAAGGCGCCGCGCGGCGCCGGCTCCGAGCCCAGCGTCTCCCCGCCCGCCCCCATCGCCCTGCCCGCCAAGGTGACGCCCGCCGGCGTTCCCGCGCTCAAGCTCAAGCCCGCAGAGCGGGATGCCGAACCGGCAGCCAAGACCTCCGGCAAGGCGAGCGCCAAGAAGGCCGAGACGGATGAGGGTGAAGAGGCCGGCAGCGCGCAGGTCGTCAGCCTCGATGCCTTCCGCAAGAAGACCTGA
- the fumC gene encoding class II fumarate hydratase: MSETRTETDSFGPIAVPADRYWGAQTQRSLENFRIGGERERMPLPLIHALVLVKKAAAHVNARLGLVEQRVAGAIGQAADEALSGKFDGHFPLVVWQTGSGTQTNMNVNEVLANRANELLGVGLGAKSPVHPNDHVNRGQSSNDCFPTAMHIAAALELSRLLLPALRNLEKALQAKAEAFKDLIKIGRTHLQDATPVTLGQEFSGYAAQIHLGIGRIEASLGGLYALAQGGTAVGTGLNTHPDFAVLFAKEVTALTGLPFRTADNKFEALASHGALTAAHGALAALASDLFKIGNDIRLMGSGPRSGLGEISLPENEPGSSIMPGKVNPTQAEALTMVATQVHGNQATIGFAASQGHFELNVFKPVIASAFLQSVRLLADAAASFQAHCVEGIVANEDRLTELLSRSLMLVTALAPAIGYDQAAGIAKAAHHNGTTLREEALRAGVSGELFDATVKPELMLGPA; the protein is encoded by the coding sequence ATGTCCGAGACCCGCACCGAAACCGATTCCTTCGGGCCGATCGCCGTGCCTGCCGATCGTTACTGGGGCGCTCAGACGCAACGCTCGCTCGAGAATTTCCGTATCGGCGGCGAGCGCGAGCGCATGCCCCTGCCGCTCATCCACGCACTCGTGCTGGTCAAGAAGGCCGCCGCCCATGTCAATGCGCGTCTCGGCCTGGTCGAGCAGCGCGTCGCGGGCGCGATCGGCCAGGCTGCCGACGAGGCGCTCAGCGGCAAGTTCGACGGGCATTTCCCGCTGGTCGTCTGGCAGACCGGCTCGGGCACGCAGACCAATATGAACGTCAACGAGGTGCTGGCGAACCGCGCCAACGAGCTTCTCGGCGTCGGCCTCGGCGCGAAGAGCCCGGTCCATCCCAATGACCACGTCAATCGCGGCCAATCCTCCAACGACTGCTTCCCCACCGCGATGCATATCGCTGCCGCGCTCGAACTCTCCCGGCTGCTGCTGCCGGCGCTGCGCAACCTCGAAAAGGCGCTGCAGGCCAAGGCCGAGGCCTTCAAGGACCTGATCAAGATCGGCCGCACCCATCTCCAGGATGCGACGCCGGTTACGCTCGGCCAGGAATTTTCGGGCTACGCCGCGCAGATCCATCTCGGCATCGGCCGCATCGAGGCCTCGCTCGGTGGCCTCTATGCGCTGGCGCAGGGCGGCACGGCGGTCGGCACCGGCCTCAACACCCATCCCGATTTCGCCGTGCTCTTCGCCAAGGAAGTCACCGCCTTGACCGGCCTGCCCTTCCGCACTGCCGACAACAAGTTCGAGGCCCTGGCGAGCCATGGCGCGCTGACTGCGGCGCATGGCGCGCTCGCGGCGCTGGCGTCGGACCTGTTCAAGATCGGCAACGACATCCGCCTGATGGGCTCCGGCCCACGCTCGGGGCTTGGCGAGATCAGCCTGCCGGAGAACGAGCCCGGCTCCTCGATCATGCCCGGCAAGGTCAACCCGACCCAGGCCGAGGCGCTGACCATGGTGGCGACGCAAGTCCATGGCAATCAGGCGACGATCGGCTTCGCCGCGAGCCAGGGCCATTTCGAGCTGAACGTGTTCAAGCCGGTGATCGCCAGCGCCTTCCTGCAATCGGTCCGGCTGCTGGCGGACGCAGCCGCGAGCTTCCAGGCCCATTGCGTTGAAGGCATCGTCGCCAATGAGGACCGCCTGACGGAGCTGCTCTCGCGCTCGCTGATGCTGGTCACGGCGCTGGCGCCCGCCATCGGCTACGACCAGGCCGCCGGCATCGCCAAGGCCGCCCATCACAATGGCACGACCCTGCGCGAGGAGGCCCTGCGCGCCGGCGTGTCGGGCGAATTATTCGACGCGACGGTCAAGCCCGAGCTGATGCTCGGGCCCGCCTGA